In Rhodothermia bacterium, the sequence AAGTCACGATCTGTTTTGACATTTGAATATATCGAAAAATCTTTCATCGTTTTATATAGATTAATATTGAGAGGAATACACGTTTAAACTAATGTAAACATTATACTTATCCCAATGCAACAAGTCTAATGTTTTATGTCCCCACAATAGAGTTATTGTAACAGCAATTAATACTAAAACTCCATAATGGATATTTGGAAAATTAACTAATGGGTTATTGTGTTGGTCAGAAGGAAATATTACTCGTCCTGTATTGTATAGGCAATGTAAAAAAATGCAAGCAGATAAACTCTTATTGGTATTATTGTATAACCAGACATATATTGTCCTAAAAGCTATAGTGCCTAATGTTCCCCAAAATATGAAATTCAGGTTTCTCCCTTGTTGAAAAATGGATGGATAATGCCATATTATCCACGGGACGCCAATTATAATGCTTGTCCAAAATGCACTAAATTTGTTTTGTAATTTTTCAACAACATAGCCCATGTATCCTACTTCTTCACCTATTGCACCTAAATAAAAAAATAATAGTAACAATGGAATTGAATAAAAAGAAACTGTCCATTTGTCAGGAATTGGATAGCTGTTTGTTTTTAAAAAAAAATAAATTGAAGAGAAAATCAATAATGGTAGTAGTACAATTACGAGCCACCATTTCAATCTCAGTTTTTTAAAATCAAATATTCTTAATAATAAATTTCTTACGCCTGTTTTTCCATTTTCTTTATATGACATAATGCAAGCAGCGATGAGGGGTGTAAATGCTGCACCTATGTCTGTTATGGGTATGTTTAAGGGTAAATTAGTTTTGTCAATGAATAATTGGAATAGCCAAAAAGGTGCTGATAAAAAATAAACAAGCACGAAAAAACGAAGTGCAGAATTTCGTATTTGAGGTTCTTTGTTTGCTGTCATACTTTGTCTGTAATGGTTGCTACGAAGGGTCTGTTTATGCTTGCCGCTAACGGAAAAATGTTTGCGAAGGGCGGGCTTGATAGCACTTCCCCTGCCCTACGCACAAAGTTTATAGAAAGTACAAAAGCCTAAATTACTCACATTAGCCCGCCTTTTCGCAAACATAATGTTGGGCGTTTGTCTTTTTTTACGCCATTACTGCAACTATATTTAGTGCTTGTTTTCCCAATTCAACATCACCTGAAATCTTAACTTTATCAATTACTTGAAGGGGATTCCAACTTTTTGAAAACAACTTCCAAACTGTATCAGGGTCAATAAACACCTTAGATACTGTATTAAGGTTTTTACTTTTGTCTAATTCCCAACCTGTGTCTTTTTTTACAACACTCCAAACTCCACCAATTTCAGTGCTAACTTCAATAGAAACAACTGTCCCGTTTTCTGCTGAAATCTTGCTGAACGTATGTGGAAAAGCAAACATAAAAGTATCAATAAATGGATAAAATAATTCTTTTGTCATAATGCCTTGTTTGCCAACTGCGTCCCTAATTTGTTGTTGATGTAAAAATTTTTCTGTGTATTCTCTCGCTATGTGAAACCAATTAGGCGATGTTTCTTGTCCTGCCCATGCCACTGAAAAAATTGCATTGTCAAACGGATTGAGTGATTTTAAGTGTTCTGTATATTCTTTCCCTGTACTCTCCAAGAGGTTGATAATTACTTGTGGGCTTAATCTTTTTGTTGCACTTGTCCAAGACATATTTAATTGATTTAGAAAAACAACAAGGTCTTGATAAGATTGTATATTTTCAGGTTTTTCTCCAAAATAACTATCTCTTGACGTAGATAATCCTCTTAAATTTCCGTCAAGTAAATGAGAAGCCACGTCTTTTACCTTCCAAAGTTTAGCAACCGTTTGGCTATCCCATTCTTCTGCTGTTAGAGATTTTAAAAGTTCTATCAGTTTTCTGTCTAAAACGGAAAACAAATGCAAGGTTTCTATTTTAATTTCATTTGCCATTTTAGGTTCGTCTTTTAAGATAACGCACAACGTTCCGCGGCTTGGCGCAGTAGCGGCTAATTTACAAAAAAAAGTTCTTATGAAAATAGTGAGTTGATAATCCAGCGGATTTTCAACCGAAGTAGAGTAGAAGCTATTGCACCAAACCGCTGTTAGCGGAAGTTTTTAATTCCACGGATTTTTATTTTTAATTATTTCTGTCAATTCGTTTTCAATTCCCGTAATAAGTTCATCACCTGCAAATGTTATTGTCCCTTCGTGTGAAATATAAATTAACCAATTTGTTTTAAAGTCGCAATATGCAGACTCTATCCAATCAATGTCAAACGATGACGTCTCAACTTCGTAGTTTATATTTTCTTCAGTCAGTAGGCATATTCTTTCGCCTGAAATTGATTTTAATATGTCAACGATTATCTGAACATCTTCTGGTCTGAATAAGTTATCTTCAAAATGGATTGTCTGAATTTTGTTTTGAGTTTTAGATAGTGGTTCCCAATAATAGTTTTCATCTTTCCAAGAGCCGAAATCAAAATTGTATTTTAAGGATTTTTCAAGTCTTTTAGATTCTTCCTCCTTTAATCGTCTTTCAAACGCAATGGGTAAAACTTCTGAAAGTTCATTTACATTTAGTTCATTTACAAACGTTATAAAGTCGGTCTTAATTCTGTCAACCATTTTCAAGTGTCCAACTTTGTCGAAAACTTTGGTTCTCTCGTTAAACTCTGTCAAACAAGTTGTCAATATTTCGTTTTTGATTGTGTCTAAACCGTCTTTTCGTCCAACGAAATAATCAATGCCATTTTTTAGACTGTTTACAATATTTTGGTGCGTACTATAACCTTCCGAATGAAGTTTCAGAATATACTCTTTGGTTTTGGTTACTATTTTCTCGGTGTCGGTCATAAAATTTCCGCTAACATCTATATTGCCGCAATATTGCGGCAATATCCGCATTCACCGAGCGTTTGTGAAGCTTAATGACAGCCCTTTCTGGAAGAGGGTGTAAGAGCCAAACACTTGATTGTCTTCCTATTACATTAAGGATTTACCTTATCTTTTTTGCAGGTAAATAGAGGAAAGGACACCATGAATGCACCTTAATATAAGGATTTACCACCACTTCACCAATGTTTTTTTTAGGTGCTACTTCTTTCAAGTCCGTTAAGCCACCCTAAGTTTCGGGTTATAGGGGATTATTGGATATTGCCGCAATAACAAGGCTGGTTATATTCTACAATCCTTCAGGCTTAGATAGGGGATTTTAATGGTCTGGGCTTGGGTTATGGTTATAGACAGCAATAATCTTTTGTTGCAGGGTGCATTTCAAAACGTACAAGTAGCGGGTCGGGTTGTTGGGGTGGGTTTGAACAAGCCGATAACGTAGTCCCCGTTTCCAGAAGCTAACGTCACCCTTGCTCGCTCCACTTTTCGCTATTACAATGCTTTTTTCTACGAAGATGACGGGGCTAACACCCCTGTTTTTTACCTTGCAATACCTTAATTCTATCAAGATGGCAGGGCTGACGCCCCTGTTTTTGCCCTTGCAATACCTTTTCTATGAAGATGGCGGGGCTGACGCCTCTGTTTTTTACAGGGAGCAATTTTTGTACACACAAAAGCAAAGAGGAGCGTAGCTCTCAAATCCTCGTAGATGCAGGTACATTCAATTAAAGAAAGAGGAGCGTAGCTCTGGCCTCAAACAAAATAGCCCTAAACACAAATGCCAAACACATGCACCCAATGATATATTCCATTACTTTTTTTTGTAAATAGGGTGCATTTTAAAATTTAAACATATTTATAGTTAGGATTTAAAATTATCACTCACTAATTGCCGCCATCGGCGATGTGAATAGTACTCAGCCATTTTGCTGCATATAATATGACCAAAAGACAACAGAAGAAATATTAAAAAGTAGAATCATTCTTGGATTACTTAAAACAAAAACTAATAGACAATTAGGGCGAACCGCTAATGGTCATTTGGTTCAATGGCGGGCGAAGTGGTTAACTGAAAATTCTACCTAGCATCAACTTTTGTAGTGTATTGACAGTTTTGTGTTCCGGAATCCGTCACTGCGCCAAGTACCATAACGTTATACGCGACGGGGTATCGGGTTTACTTGATCAACTGGCGAATACACGCAAGGTGTGCGAACAAAACAGAAGGTACAATAAAGCCGGGGAGCCAGAGAAATGGGAAATACATCATGGCCCGATTGGGCTGCTCAAACGCATAAACTTGGAAGGCTGAAGGTACAGCAAGTATGCCATGTCCAATGATAATCAGCAGAAATACAAGGCCAATCACATTCCAACCCAATAAAAAGGGCTTAAAAAGACGGGTTTGGGTATAGCCAAAATAGGCGATAATGGGAGCCGTTATGCCCATGATGATGTCGTAATTGTGTCCGGTAAAGGCCATTTCATCCGGAATTAGTTTATGTTGCACCAGCCAAAGAAGTCCAATCTCTACGGGTATGCGTACAATATGTAGATAGGTAAGGGTTTCCGCAGAGATTCGTTCTACAAATTGTTTAGAGGCCACAAACAAGGCGATAATAATCAGAACTGGTGGCAAAACGAGCCAAAGAAAGCGTGGTGGCAATCCTGTAGTATCTGTATAGAATCCTGTGAGACCAAGAACCGCTTGGCCAACAAGCCAAATAAGTGTTAAAATCACAAAACGAGGAGCCATGTCTCGCGTGCTGGTATATCCGGCATTCCGAATGGCCCGAAAGACAAACCAGAACGTTAACAATGTTGCGAAAATAAAAACAGAGGGTATCTGAAATGGGAGGGGTGGCATGAGAAACGTTGTCTGAAGCAGGTCTAACCTACAGGTTACAACACGAGAAAAAATAATAGGTCGTTATTTGGAACGGTGGGTATAATAAAAAAAAACCACGTCAGTTGCAAACGAAGTGTAGCTCCGAAGTCAAGAATGTGGCACGTGCCAAGTGTAGGTAAAGGCCGGTGGAATGTTTTTAAGGACAATCGGGCTGCGTTTTGCAGAGCCATATCGCTCATTCATAAACTGTCGGAAGGCCGTCGCTTGGGGAATACGGGAGGCATGGAGGTACTGAAATGTTCGGAAAACACTGCCCGGCGTAAGTAAATGGGTGAGATTCTCTAAAATAGCCGACCGAACTTGGGTTGGCAACGTTGCAAAAGGTAAGCCGGAGATAATGTATTTGATCTGTCCTTCTATGTGTTCATTGGAGATATGGAGCGCATTTGCCGCATCCCCCACTACAAAACGAAGGTGTGGAAACCTTTTTTGCAGCAAGGAAACGAAGTGGGGATCCCGCTCGATGCCCAAATACGCTTGTGCATGTGGCAATTTAGCATTTAGCGCATGGGTAAGAGAACCTGTTCCGGGGCCTAACTCCAATACAGTTTGATTGGGCTTAAGGTCTAAACCATCAACCATTGCCCGTGCCAAAGCCGGCGAACTTGGCATCAAAGCCCCAACATGTAATGGGTTGCGGATACCGGCTTTGACAAAATGAAGAATCTCACTCATAGTAACAAGAAAACGAACGGTATGCCTTAAACGGCAGACACTAAGATACACAATTTAGCTCCTTAAAGTAGGGCTACTATACGCTACGGGGTATTTTCCGGCAAATCGGGCACGACCAATAAAACTTGTTCACGCTCAACGAGTACGGCTCCCGGCGGCCCTTTTCTGGCTTTTCTCACATATTTACGTTCAGTATAGATGACCGGAGCCAAACTACTGCTTTTGGCTTGGCTAAAGTAGGCCGCAATAGCAGCCGTTTGCTCCAAAACAAGTTTGGGGGGCATTCGGTTTTTCGCTTGGCGCCTGAGTAAAACATGCGATCCGGCAACCCCACGAGCATGTAGCCATAGATCGTGCTTCTGGGCATAGCGAAAGGTCAACAAGTCGTTCTCGCGGGCATTTCTGCCCACCCAGACCTCGTACCCCGAAACCATAAATCGTCTAAAGGGGAGGGTTTCTTGCCCCATATGTTGGTGCCCAACGAGCTTAATCAGGTGGTCGGCGTATTGTAGCTGGAATTGCTCAACGGCAGGCGCTGTATTAAGTTGCGTCAACGCCAAGAGCAGTTGAGTTGCTTTTGTGGCAAGCGCCTCGGTTTCTGTCCATCGTTCCTCTGCATGTAGGCGTGCTTGTCGGGTTTTTCGGGCTTTTTCGTAGTAGTATTGGGCGTTTTCCACCCCATTTAGGCGCGAGTCTAATTTCACCACCTCCACATGGTCAGGCTCAAACAAATCAGGCAGAACAATTTCCGTATGCCCTTTAGGCAAGGTATTTGCTTGGGCCATCAGTAAATGCGCCCATTTTTCATACCGCACAGCGCGGCTTGGTCGAGAAACCTCCTCTAGCACCTGCTCGGTGCGATGGCGCAGTTGTTCGGTTGCAGCATTCAAAGCCTTGTAGAGCGGGTCGAATAATCGCCGAAATTTGTATTGGGCAAAAAAGCGTCGCCAATACACCCTGACGGCGGCATCGGTTGTGGGGAACACTTCCTCCCGAAGATGCGCAAGATGTTGAAGTGGGATCAGGGAAAAGGCTACGAGTTGGTCTCCATCCCAATACAAACAAGGTTTGGGATTGGACAATTCGCACAAAAGTGCATTACTGGTATCAAAAAGAGCGGCTAAGTTTGGCGCGGTATGCCATGCACCACCCAACCGATGAAAAACCTCTTGCGACAATCCCTCGTCCATAAAAGGAAGGATTCTTCGGAGTTGTTGCACCCACGTTTTACTACCAGAAGCGGCTTGCCAGCGTTCCGAGAATGCAGTAAAAGTACCCACCTCTTCGGCGGGTCTCATTTCAGGTGCGGGCTTCCCTACCCATTTTTGTGGCGCTTTGAAGGCATCTGCCACCACACCTTCTTTGTTAAGGAGATAAGCATTGGCGTGAGGCCCGAACAAGCGCAATTGGATTTTCCAACCGTTTTCTAATGATATAAGGATAAAACGGTCGCGGTCTGCCACTTTTATTTCCGTAATCGCCTGACCAATCACTTGTTCAAAGCGTGTTAGGACGTTTCGTTTGGCACGGTTATAGCCATCAACCCGAAAAATACCCGTTCTTCCCGGATTGGTTTGTACCAAAAGCGCATGGTCAGCTTCTTTTGTGCCCATCGCTAAAATCAATTCACCTTTGTTTTGGGCATAGACATCGCCCAGAATGCCATCACGGAAACGGGTATTCCAGTCTTCGGCCAAGGTTTTTAAGGTGAAATAATGTGCAATCATCGAAAAAGAAGCGAACGTTTGCGGATGGTCTTCCTGAATTCGGAACTTACGCCAAGAGGAGGCAAATTAAAATGGAAAACGTAAAATTGCCACCACTTGCCCTTAAAACTTCATCTATCCACCTTGAAATATTATGAAAATTGCCCTTTGGATGATTGGTAAAACTGCGGAACGGTATTTAGACGAAGGGATGGCCGTTTACGAAAAACGATTGCGCCACTATGTCCCATTCGAGGTGACCGTCTTACCGGACGTAAAGCAGGCCAAAAACCTAAATCCAGCACAATTTAAAGAGGCAGAAGGGACTTTGATTTTAGACCGTTTGGAGAAACGCGATATGTTGGTGCTTTTGGATGAAGCCGGTAAAACTTTTGGCTCGGTGGCGTTTGCCAAATGGATAGAAGGGCAAATGAACGTATCGGCGCAGCGCATGGTTTTCCTGATCGGCGGTGCTTTTGGTTTTTCTAAGGACGTTTACGAGCGTGCCCAATTCAAAATTTCGCTCTCCGAAATGACGTTTTCTCATCAATTGGTACGGCTTATCTTTTTGGAGCAGCTTTATCGGGCGCAGACCATCTTAAAAGGTGAGCCTTATCACCATGTATAAACAACAAAAACATGAACAGCAGTAAACTATTTCTTGTGGTGGGTGCTTTATTGGCCGGAATTTCTGTAGCCATCGGTGCATTTGGCGCACACGGACTAAAAAGCATGGTCACACCCGAACGCCTGCAAGTATTCGAGATAGGAGTTAGATACCAGATGTACCACGCCTTGGCACTCTTGTTCGTAGGTTGGACAATGCGGACGGCATCGGTGGACTTGTTGCTGGTGGGCTGGCTTTTTATTGCGGGAATTGCCTTGTTTTCCGGAAGCCTCTACATTTTGGTGCTTGGAGACTTTGCCCGATTGGGGATGGTGACGCCGCTTGGTGGTGTGGCCATGATTGCCGCCTGGGTGATTTTGGCGTATAGGCTCTGGCGTATTTGATACTAAATCCGGTGAAGTTTTATGATCTTCACCGGACAATTCTTCGCCGCAAGTTCGTTATCATCCCATTCGTGGTCGTCCACTACTACCGTGTAGAAACCACCATTGCGTTCCTCCCCTCCAACGAGGGTACATTTTCCATCTTTGTGAGAAACACGCCAGCGATAATCCGCAGCTTCTACACAGGCATTACACCCAATGCACTTGGCGCGTTGGTGGATGATGCGGATCATACTTTCACGGGCGCCAGTTTGTACAAACGATCGGATGGACGGATTTTGCCCTCGACCGGAAGGGTAAAGACATCGCCTTTTTTGACCTTTTCTACGGGTTCGTTGTTGATGCGCAATTCCGAGACCGTAAGTTGGAAATAGCCACTGGTGGGGCCAGTGATAATCATTTCGTCTCCGACAGAAAGGCTGTTGGATTCGCAGATAAATTCCGCAATTTGTACTTTCGGGAAGTAGTTTAGACCTTTTGCTACAAATATCTTTTGTTTACTGGCTTTAGACCCTGGCACATCCGACCATTCCCCCATTTTGCGCCCCAAATAATATCCGTCCCAGAATCCACGATTATAGACCGTAGCCAATTCTGCCATCCAATAATCAATTTTTTCGTGGGTATAGGTTCCGTCTAAATACGCATTGATGGCCTCGTTGTAGGCTTTTGTGACGGTGTAAACATAGTCTGGTGCGCGGCCTCGTCCTTCAAGTTTAAGTACCCTAACGCCCGCATCCAAAATCTTATCTATAAAATCTATGGTGCATAAATCTTGGGCAGACATGATATACTCGTTATCTACCTCGAACTGCATCCCCTCCTCTTTGTCCGTGACAATATAACTCCGGCGGCAATTCTGAATACAAGCCCCACGATTTGCCGAGGCAAAGTGGGAGTGTAAACTCAGGTAACATTTACCGGAAATGGCCATACAAAGTGCCCCATGTGCAAAAATCTCCAGTTGGACCAGTTCCCCAGACGGGCCAGTAATATCGCGCCGCTTAATTTCTCGGCTAATGTCGGCCACTTGTTTTAGGCTAAGTTCTCTTGCCAAAACCACCACGTCCGCAAAGTTTGCATAGAACTCTACCGTATCTATGTTCGAGACATTGGCTTGTGTAGAGATATGAATCTCCATCCCAATTTTTTTGGCGTAGTTCATCACCGCATGGTCTGAGGCAATGATGGCCGTTATGCCACTGTCTTTGGCGGTTTGGACGATATTCCGCATCAGCGAAATGTCGTGGTCGTAGAGGATGGTATTGAGCGTAAGGTATGTGCGGATGTTATGCTCCTTGCCGATTTGTGCAATTTGCTTTAAGTCCTCTAAGGTAAAATTATTGGACGACCGCGCCCGCATATTGAGTTGTTCTACGCCAAAATAAACGGAATTACACCCGCCTTTGATGGCCGCCCAAAGGGCTTCATAAGACCCCGCTGGGGCCATGAGTTCAATGCTTCGGTTCATGAATCTTGTAATGGGGTAAGGGTCGCATGGCGGCAAATTAGACGCTCGATTTGCGAAAATTGGCTTTTTCAAACGGTTGAGTAGCCGTTTTGTTTCCACCTTTAAAACTCAAGGTATGATCCGCAAATGGTAGCCCGCAGTGTCTTTCCATAAATCAATGGCTACCCCAAAGGTTTTTGTAAGGTTGTGGTTCGTCAGCACCTCGTCAATCGGCCCAGAAGCCACTGTATGCCCGATTCCCAGCATGAGCACATGGGAAAAAGAGGGCGTAATTTCCTCGGCATGGTGTGTTACCAAAACCACCGAAGGCGCATCTGGTTGGTGCAGCAGTTTTTCGACAAAGGTCAAAAACCGGAAACGGGCTACGGGGTCTAAGCCCGCGCAAGGCTCATCCAAGATTAGGAGTGCCGGATTTGCCATTCTTGCACGGGCAATGAGAATCCTTTGGCGCTCGCCTTGGGACAAATACCGCCATGGACGTGCCTCCAACGTTTGGGTCTCTGTTTGTGACATCAGGTATTGGGCAGTTGCAACATCTTCGGGTGTAGGGATTGTCCACATGTTCAATTGGGCATATTTTCCACTTACCACCACTTCTAAGCCGGTTTCCCCATCTCCGATGCGTGGCAACAAACCTGCACTCACCAAGCCAATGTGTTTGCGTAGTTCCCGCCAATCCGTCCGCCCAAACGTATTGCCCAAGACCTCGACCTTGCCCGATGTCGGGGGCATATAACCCGCCAATGCGTGCAACAAGGTTGTTTTTCCTGCACCATTCGGCCCCAAAATCACCCAATGATCTCCGGGCATTACACACCAATTCACCTCACGCAAAAGGGCGTTTCGGCTGCGAGTCAGGTGCAAGTCCGATATACGGATAATGGGTGTTTGCGGGGCAAGGCTTTCCATTTGGTATCTTTTTTGAACGTCTGGTTGGTAGCGACTGGCTTCTTTGGAAGATAGTCTTTTTTAAACCTTTAAAATGAAGTGCGTTATGAAGACCTCGAAAATCTCTTTGCTCCTTGCCCTCGTCTTGTTTTTGGTCGGGATAGGGTTTACGGCTCAGGCACAAACCCTTAGCCGAAAAAACACAATAAAACAATCTAAACCAAAATTAATCAATACAAAATCAAGCCTAAAGCGTTATAAATGGGTGTTGGTTCAGGTATATGATCAACAAGGCGGTATGAGGGTATCCAAAGAGAATGTTTATTTTCAGGTGGCAGAAGACCTCAAAGGGCTGGGTGGAAATGGTGGATGTAATGTATTTGGTGGAGACCTCTCTGTCACCCAACGTGTCCTAAAAATTGGGCCAATCATGTCCACAAAAATGTACTGTGGCGAGAGCAGTACCCTCGAAAATCGCTTCCTTGCATTAATGGATGGTGAAAAAACATACCGAATTAATGGCAGACGTCTTACCCTCCGCGATGGCAAAACGACCTTGGTTTTTGTGGCGCGTCCTCGAGAACGAGAATAATTTCCCGCCCACTGTAATCAGATTGCCTAAATGGTGTAAATTAAAGATGGCTTGGATGTGGTCTAAGCCATCTTTTTTTGAATTAAGACGTGATAATGGTCTCCAAAAAACGTGTCCCGAGCTTGCTCCCATTGCCAAAAAAATCCCAAGCTACATGGAAAATGTGGTTGGTCTTGGGAGGGCTGGCCCTCATTGCTACACTTTTTATTTTGCGCTTGTGGATGAATACCCGCATCGTTCCTACATTCGATGGTCAAAAAGCATTTATGCACTTGGAAAAGCAGGTGCATTTTGGACCGCGTATCCCCGGAACATCCGGTCATCAAAAAGCATTGGCCTATTTTCAACGAACCTTAACACCATGGGCAGAGACCGTCTCGTTACAGCCGTTTGAATGGCGCGACCGCAAGGATACCAACAACGTGTGGCGTGGAACGAATGTCGTGGCCTCTTTTAACCTGAAAGCCACGCGTCGTATTTTGTTATTGGCCCATTGGGATACTCGCCCCTTCGCCGACCAAGACCCAAATCCCGCAAACCGCATAAAACCCGTTATGGGGGCAAACGATGGTGCTTCTGGCGTAGCCGTCTTACTCGAATTGGCGCGCCTCCTACACGATAACCCGCCAAAGATGGGTGTGGACATCTTGTTGACGGATATGGAGGACTTGGGAGACTACGACCACGAAGAGAAACCAAACGAACGAAACCCCTTCTCCATTGGCGCACAAAAATTTGTGGACATGAACCCCGATTACTCGCCAGAATATGGGGTTTTGCTGGACATGATAGGCGATAAAGACCTACGGATTCCCTATGAGAAATTCTCGATCACGAATGCGCCAACAGTTGTAGAAAACGTATATGCCGCCGCAGAACGTGCCCAAGCGAAGGCTTTTGTACGCGAAGAAGGGCAGGCTGTAATGGACGATCATGTGCCTTTTTTACGCAAGGGAGTACCCGTCATTAACCTGATTGACTTTGAATACCCATATTGGCATACCATTGGGGATACGCCCGATAAATGTAGCCCAGAGAGCCTAAGACAGGTAGGACAAACCATTCTGGAATTGCTCTTCGGATAACCCAAACCGCGCAAAGCAATTATACACGATACATGTTTACCCATTGTCCTTTGGACAAAGTTTTTTCCAATCAGTAAACGATTCGATAAAGTCGCGGACTTCTTGGTCGTCGCGGAGATACACCTGAATGTCAGTAATTTTCCATTCTTGGCCGGTTTTTACGCCATCTACGTATTTGCCCCCTTGTAATTCAAAAGCGATTTGAGAAGAAAGGTTATTGACCACGCCCAAGAAATACACACGGTTACGACTGGAGCGGGTACGATTAATATCTATTACTGGATTGGCGCAGTATTGATTTTTGAATTTATGTGTACCCTTGTATGCCCTTTCGATGGCCTGTCGCATGGTCTCTTCGCCTTGGCCTGTAAGAAGAGTAGTGCTTCCTTGTTGGTAATGATAAGAAGCCATCATTTTGCGAAGTACAACTTCTAAAGAAGCTGGGGAGCCTTCGCGGATTTGTTGATACACAAAGGTTGCTGCCTCATTTGCGTCTTTGAAGGTCGGAATGGCGACTTCTGGCAAACTTGCCATCCGGTTGGTGATTTGGTGATTGGCCTCGATTAGGGCTAAGGTGGGCATTCGACGAATTTCTTCCGCGTTTAACTCACGGGTGCTTCGTATTTTACGTTCGTCAAACGACGAGATCATACGCTGCCAAGGTTGGTTCACTTCGTCTCGATAGAAGCGCACTTCATACAATTGTTCAACGGTTTCCAATTTTGTATTGGAGGCAATTTGTTCGGAGACCACTTTCATTTTAAAGACCACGCGCATAGGGGTCTCCCAATTAAATTCGGGAATGAGCGTGGGGCCTTCTTTCAATTCCACAATTTTTCCGTAGTAATATCCAAAGAACTTGGCGCGATCAGCGTCTATCATGGCCATAATTTCCGACTCTTTGGGATCTGGTAACCCCTCATACTTGGTCTGACCAACATAAAATTGCTTCCACGCATATTTTCCTGCACCGGTGTATTGATAGACGGCCGTGCCATAGAGGATTACTTTAAGTCCGCCGTATTGTGTAGATTTTTTGAGAACCTCGGCCCCTCGCCGCCATTCCCAGTTCCCGAAAGTATCGTTCCAAGAGCGGGTACCCGTACCAACCAACTTTACAGAAAGGGTGTTGGCATCGGTAAGACGGGCGCGGATGTCCGCATCACTAGGTTGTGCAAATACCGGA encodes:
- a CDS encoding ferredoxin, which gives rise to MIRIIHQRAKCIGCNACVEAADYRWRVSHKDGKCTLVGGEERNGGFYTVVVDDHEWDDNELAAKNCPVKIIKLHRI
- a CDS encoding maleylpyruvate isomerase N-terminal domain-containing protein, with translation MANEIKIETLHLFSVLDRKLIELLKSLTAEEWDSQTVAKLWKVKDVASHLLDGNLRGLSTSRDSYFGEKPENIQSYQDLVVFLNQLNMSWTSATKRLSPQVIINLLESTGKEYTEHLKSLNPFDNAIFSVAWAGQETSPNWFHIAREYTEKFLHQQQIRDAVGKQGIMTKELFYPFIDTFMFAFPHTFSKISAENGTVVSIEVSTEIGGVWSVVKKDTGWELDKSKNLNTVSKVFIDPDTVWKLFSKSWNPLQVIDKVKISGDVELGKQALNIVAVMA
- a CDS encoding methyltransferase domain-containing protein; this encodes MSEILHFVKAGIRNPLHVGALMPSSPALARAMVDGLDLKPNQTVLELGPGTGSLTHALNAKLPHAQAYLGIERDPHFVSLLQKRFPHLRFVVGDAANALHISNEHIEGQIKYIISGLPFATLPTQVRSAILENLTHLLTPGSVFRTFQYLHASRIPQATAFRQFMNERYGSAKRSPIVLKNIPPAFTYTWHVPHS
- a CDS encoding CPBP family intramembrane metalloprotease, coding for MTANKEPQIRNSALRFFVLVYFLSAPFWLFQLFIDKTNLPLNIPITDIGAAFTPLIAACIMSYKENGKTGVRNLLLRIFDFKKLRLKWWLVIVLLPLLIFSSIYFFLKTNSYPIPDKWTVSFYSIPLLLLFFYLGAIGEEVGYMGYVVEKLQNKFSAFWTSIIIGVPWIIWHYPSIFQQGRNLNFIFWGTLGTIAFRTIYVWLYNNTNKSLSACIFLHCLYNTGRVIFPSDQHNNPLVNFPNIHYGVLVLIAVTITLLWGHKTLDLLHWDKYNVYISLNVYSSQY
- a CDS encoding U32 family peptidase, with product MNRSIELMAPAGSYEALWAAIKGGCNSVYFGVEQLNMRARSSNNFTLEDLKQIAQIGKEHNIRTYLTLNTILYDHDISLMRNIVQTAKDSGITAIIASDHAVMNYAKKIGMEIHISTQANVSNIDTVEFYANFADVVVLARELSLKQVADISREIKRRDITGPSGELVQLEIFAHGALCMAISGKCYLSLHSHFASANRGACIQNCRRSYIVTDKEEGMQFEVDNEYIMSAQDLCTIDFIDKILDAGVRVLKLEGRGRAPDYVYTVTKAYNEAINAYLDGTYTHEKIDYWMAELATVYNRGFWDGYYLGRKMGEWSDVPGSKASKQKIFVAKGLNYFPKVQIAEFICESNSLSVGDEMIITGPTSGYFQLTVSELRINNEPVEKVKKGDVFTLPVEGKIRPSDRLYKLAPVKV
- the rlmH gene encoding 23S rRNA (pseudouridine(1915)-N(3))-methyltransferase RlmH, coding for MKIALWMIGKTAERYLDEGMAVYEKRLRHYVPFEVTVLPDVKQAKNLNPAQFKEAEGTLILDRLEKRDMLVLLDEAGKTFGSVAFAKWIEGQMNVSAQRMVFLIGGAFGFSKDVYERAQFKISLSEMTFSHQLVRLIFLEQLYRAQTILKGEPYHHV
- a CDS encoding DUF814 domain-containing protein, yielding MAEDWNTRFRDGILGDVYAQNKGELILAMGTKEADHALLVQTNPGRTGIFRVDGYNRAKRNVLTRFEQVIGQAITEIKVADRDRFILISLENGWKIQLRLFGPHANAYLLNKEGVVADAFKAPQKWVGKPAPEMRPAEEVGTFTAFSERWQAASGSKTWVQQLRRILPFMDEGLSQEVFHRLGGAWHTAPNLAALFDTSNALLCELSNPKPCLYWDGDQLVAFSLIPLQHLAHLREEVFPTTDAAVRVYWRRFFAQYKFRRLFDPLYKALNAATEQLRHRTEQVLEEVSRPSRAVRYEKWAHLLMAQANTLPKGHTEIVLPDLFEPDHVEVVKLDSRLNGVENAQYYYEKARKTRQARLHAEERWTETEALATKATQLLLALTQLNTAPAVEQFQLQYADHLIKLVGHQHMGQETLPFRRFMVSGYEVWVGRNARENDLLTFRYAQKHDLWLHARGVAGSHVLLRRQAKNRMPPKLVLEQTAAIAAYFSQAKSSSLAPVIYTERKYVRKARKGPPGAVLVEREQVLLVVPDLPENTP
- a CDS encoding DUF423 domain-containing protein, which translates into the protein MNSSKLFLVVGALLAGISVAIGAFGAHGLKSMVTPERLQVFEIGVRYQMYHALALLFVGWTMRTASVDLLLVGWLFIAGIALFSGSLYILVLGDFARLGMVTPLGGVAMIAAWVILAYRLWRI